Proteins from one Chitinophaga oryzae genomic window:
- a CDS encoding tetratricopeptide repeat-containing sensor histidine kinase, giving the protein MFKKILFAVCLVAGLCSSARAFNTAAQDSLFRVLQQQKADTGRVNTLIAYAMSYMPDSLGKADGIFREALRLSRQLGYAKGVADFACYYMYIQDMQGRYEESLFMVDNAVKIYAALRDTVSLMRALSFSGNEHHQLGNFTAAAGRYLEALKLSDATKDSLFSGLMNNNLATVFIVLKDYNKAYRYAEKAYRNGIAIGNQRRITSALITMGSCMVVQKRYQEGEQYYYKSIAAGRGLEDSAYVLKAYVNLGNLYFEQDKRPQAYQYYARSLELSRKYPDQELLTYIYLGYGRELFNLKRYTEALSYVEQAITMARRYKATNELRWGYLVASNLKATLGHYEQAFALREQFEELNDSLAGDAARNNVMLLEMQYQSEKKDRELTAKELQLALKDLQIQQQNRWIFVFLICAVVLLAMVAVVWQRLRHRHHLQEQQLHTMEAEKTVQVLEAMIQGEEKERTRLSKDLHDGVGGLLSAVKMHFGALKHDQPALKTDASFSHAMGMLDDAIGEVRKTAHNLMPELLARMGLAEAVRFYCRNVSHSRHLAISCYAPDNIGRFKGNFELSVYRIVQELVNNIIKHSQATEALVQLTRQDQLLTITVEDNGIGIQESRETQSGMGLNSLQSRIRALNGNLEIAAANGQGTTAYIEFNIAIMQLAEIG; this is encoded by the coding sequence ATGTTTAAAAAAATATTGTTTGCTGTCTGTCTGGTAGCAGGGCTCTGTTCATCTGCCCGTGCTTTCAATACAGCAGCGCAGGACAGCCTTTTCAGGGTGCTGCAGCAACAAAAAGCCGATACCGGCCGGGTGAATACCCTGATTGCTTACGCCATGAGTTACATGCCGGACAGCCTGGGGAAGGCGGATGGCATTTTCAGGGAAGCCCTCCGGTTGAGCCGGCAGCTGGGTTACGCCAAAGGCGTAGCCGATTTCGCCTGTTACTATATGTATATACAGGATATGCAGGGCCGGTATGAAGAATCGTTGTTCATGGTAGATAATGCGGTAAAGATCTATGCAGCCCTCCGGGATACGGTCAGCCTGATGCGCGCACTCAGCTTCAGCGGCAATGAACATCACCAGCTGGGCAATTTTACGGCGGCCGCCGGGCGCTACCTGGAAGCGCTCAAACTGTCCGACGCCACGAAAGACAGCCTTTTCTCCGGCCTGATGAATAATAACCTGGCGACTGTTTTTATCGTGCTGAAAGACTACAACAAAGCATATCGATATGCCGAAAAGGCCTATCGTAACGGGATTGCCATCGGCAACCAGCGGCGCATCACTTCCGCCCTGATTACGATGGGTTCCTGTATGGTGGTCCAAAAACGGTACCAGGAGGGAGAACAGTATTACTATAAATCCATCGCGGCCGGCCGGGGGCTGGAAGACAGCGCCTATGTGCTGAAAGCCTATGTAAACCTGGGCAACCTGTATTTCGAACAGGACAAAAGGCCGCAGGCTTACCAGTACTACGCACGGTCGCTGGAACTGTCCCGCAAATACCCTGACCAGGAACTGCTGACGTATATCTACCTGGGTTATGGCCGGGAGCTGTTTAACCTGAAAAGGTACACCGAAGCGTTGTCCTACGTGGAGCAGGCCATCACGATGGCGCGCCGGTACAAAGCCACCAACGAGCTGAGATGGGGGTACCTCGTGGCCTCCAACCTGAAAGCTACCCTGGGGCATTATGAGCAGGCTTTCGCCCTGCGAGAACAATTTGAAGAACTTAACGATTCGCTCGCCGGCGATGCCGCGCGCAACAACGTGATGCTGCTGGAAATGCAGTACCAGTCGGAGAAAAAAGACCGCGAGCTTACCGCCAAAGAACTGCAACTGGCCCTGAAAGACCTGCAGATACAACAACAGAACAGGTGGATTTTCGTTTTCCTCATTTGCGCCGTGGTATTGCTGGCGATGGTGGCCGTCGTCTGGCAGCGGTTAAGACACCGCCACCATCTGCAGGAGCAGCAGCTGCATACGATGGAAGCAGAGAAAACGGTACAGGTGCTGGAAGCCATGATACAGGGCGAAGAAAAAGAACGCACCCGGCTGTCGAAAGACCTGCATGACGGGGTAGGTGGCCTGTTATCCGCTGTGAAAATGCATTTCGGCGCTCTGAAGCACGACCAGCCCGCACTGAAGACAGACGCTAGTTTCAGTCATGCCATGGGCATGCTGGACGACGCCATCGGCGAGGTGCGTAAAACGGCCCATAACCTGATGCCGGAGCTACTGGCCAGAATGGGGCTGGCAGAAGCGGTCCGTTTCTATTGCCGCAACGTCAGCCATTCACGGCATCTGGCCATTTCGTGTTATGCGCCGGATAACATCGGCCGCTTCAAGGGCAATTTTGAGCTGTCTGTTTACCGGATCGTACAGGAACTGGTCAATAATATCATCAAACATTCCCAGGCTACCGAAGCGCTTGTGCAGCTCACCCGCCAGGACCAGCTGCTGACCATCACAGTGGAAGACAACGGGATAGGAATACAGGAATCACGGGAAACACAGTCAGGCATGGGGCTCAACAGCCTGCAGTCGAGGATCAGGGCGCTGAACGGCAACCTGGAAATTGCGGCTGCCAACGGACAAGGGACTACCGCCTATATAGAGTTTAATATCGCAATTATGCAACTGGCAGAAATAGGATAG
- the eboC gene encoding UbiA-like protein EboC (EboC, a homolog the polyprenyltransferase UbiA, belongs to system of proteins involved in the trafficking of precursor metabolites to an extracytoplasmic compartment so that the biosynthesis of certain natural products, such as scytonemin, can be completed.) has product MSYIVSKVIGYLRLMRPANIVTAIADILAGVAISGYFLKVTFETLTLDQTLPVVCLCLATAGLYGGGVVFNDVFDAELDGTERPERPIPSGVISLTQAIILGSYLLLVGILAAFSVGGINGLTGWLAIATAVAALVYDKWGKHHSFLGPVNMGLCRGLNLLLGISIVPGAVATWWWVGLVPILYIAAVTNISRGEVYGGTTNSIRITAVCYAIVLLTIGTVAIFHHNGWKVLPFLLLFAWMIFKPLRNAWKNPVGPNIGKAVKAGIVALIVMNASWVAAFDALSYALAVLLLLPISMSLGKAFAVT; this is encoded by the coding sequence GTGAGTTATATTGTTAGCAAAGTAATCGGATACCTGCGCCTGATGCGCCCGGCCAATATTGTCACCGCTATCGCGGATATCCTGGCGGGCGTGGCCATTTCCGGCTATTTCCTGAAAGTGACCTTTGAAACGCTGACACTGGACCAGACCCTTCCCGTGGTATGCCTGTGTCTTGCCACTGCCGGCCTGTACGGCGGCGGCGTAGTATTCAATGATGTTTTTGATGCGGAACTGGATGGCACAGAACGGCCGGAAAGACCCATCCCCAGCGGCGTTATCTCGCTGACCCAGGCGATTATCCTGGGCAGTTACCTGCTGCTCGTCGGGATCCTGGCGGCCTTTTCAGTGGGAGGCATCAACGGCCTCACCGGCTGGCTGGCCATCGCCACAGCGGTAGCTGCACTTGTCTATGATAAATGGGGAAAACACCACAGCTTCCTCGGCCCTGTGAATATGGGCCTGTGCCGCGGCCTGAATCTCCTCCTCGGTATTTCTATCGTACCGGGAGCTGTCGCCACCTGGTGGTGGGTGGGCCTGGTGCCTATCCTCTATATCGCGGCGGTGACCAACATCAGCCGGGGTGAAGTGTATGGCGGGACCACCAACAGTATCCGCATAACAGCGGTTTGTTATGCCATCGTATTGCTGACCATCGGTACAGTGGCCATCTTCCATCACAACGGCTGGAAAGTGCTGCCCTTCCTGCTCTTGTTCGCCTGGATGATTTTTAAACCACTGCGCAACGCCTGGAAAAATCCTGTGGGACCCAATATCGGGAAGGCGGTGAAAGCCGGTATCGTAGCGCTGATCGTCATGAATGCCTCCTGGGTGGCGGCTTTCGATGCACTCAGCTATGCACTCGCGGTACTGCTGTTGCTGCCCATCTCCATGTCGCTGGGAAAAGCTTTCGCCGTTACATGA
- a CDS encoding response regulator, protein MKIKLAITDDHLLVINGLKAMLAPYPHITIVYESSVATTLMEALPAAQPDVLLLDIQMPDIDGLELCKLVHKNHPDIRIIALTNFMESHYIKQMLRNGASGYLLKNTDQEALVAAIEQVYNGEQFLDAGIKQQLLHEMLTGQRSSGYEIPLTRREKEILQLIAEEHSNQQIAEKLFISLRTVETHRLNLTQKLAVKNTAGLVKEAIKRGLVD, encoded by the coding sequence ATGAAGATAAAATTAGCCATCACAGACGATCATCTGTTGGTCATCAATGGTTTAAAAGCCATGCTGGCGCCTTATCCGCACATTACGATCGTATACGAAAGCAGTGTGGCCACCACACTGATGGAAGCATTACCTGCCGCGCAACCCGATGTGCTGCTGTTAGACATACAAATGCCGGACATAGACGGACTGGAACTGTGCAAACTCGTACATAAAAATCACCCGGATATCAGGATCATTGCGCTCACCAACTTCATGGAATCGCATTATATCAAGCAGATGTTACGCAACGGCGCCAGTGGTTACCTGCTGAAAAACACCGATCAGGAAGCGTTGGTAGCTGCCATTGAGCAGGTTTACAACGGAGAGCAGTTTCTGGATGCCGGCATCAAGCAGCAGTTGCTCCATGAAATGCTCACCGGGCAACGGTCATCCGGTTATGAGATTCCGCTTACCCGCCGGGAAAAAGAGATTTTGCAGCTGATAGCAGAAGAACATTCCAATCAGCAGATAGCAGAGAAACTGTTTATCAGTCTCCGTACCGTAGAAACGCACCGGCTTAACCTCACACAGAAGCTGGCCGTGAAGAACACCGCCGGGCTTGTGAAGGAAGCCATTAAAAGAGGACTGGTGGATTGA